From the genome of Arthrobacter sp. ERGS1:01:
ACGCCTGGATGGACAGGCCTTCACGGTCGAGCAGGGCGACCTGCTTGAAGTCGCCGAGCAGGAACGTGCCGGCCTCGATGCGCTCGGACGTGATGCGCGGGCGCCCCCACAGGGTGCCCGGTGCCAGGCTGAACGGGCCCTGACCGTAGAAACGCTCGTTGGCGTCCTGCATCAGGTCGATCTCTTCCTCATCTTCGGGGTTGATGAGGATCGCGTCCACGCGGCCGCCGTTGAGGCGAGTCACCCGGGTGATGGCGCGGCGGACGGCCTTGACCATGTCCATCGGGGCGGTGCCCGTGAACGAGTGGTCTTGGATGCCGGTGGTGTGCAAGATGCCCTTGGGCTCGCCGGAGACGCCGGAGCCGTTGAGGAGCTTGTCCTCCAGGACCGAGTCCAGCGAGTACTTCAGCTCGCCGTTCATGTACGTGGCGAACGCCGGGGCGTCCGAGAGCAGCTGGTTGGTGACGTCGTAGCCGTCAGCGTAGGTGTAGACCTTCGCGTCGGCCAGCTCGGTGCTGATCTCGGAGATCGGCTTGAGGGCCGCCGCATCCGTGCCCGAGGTCGCTTCGGGAACGACCTTGGCATTGCGGGTCACCGCGGTGACCTGCACGTACTCGAAGTTGCCGCCGGTCTGGCCGCGGCTGATCAGATCCAGCAAGGTCAGCTGCGGGCGCTCGACCTGGTCAACCATCGGGACACGAATGTCCTGAATGCGGGCCTGGGGGGACGTGAGGGCCTTGCGGTTGACGAAGAAGTCCTTCATCGAACCGATGCGGACGGTGCCGATGTTGATCGGCGTGCCCTGGCCGACGCCGGACGGGTTGGCCTTGGTGAATTCCTGGTACGGGGCGGACTTCATGAACCGCTCGCCCAGCGGAGTGTCGCCGAAGCCGTCTTCGTTCTTCACGGCGACTTCGTCGGACTTGCCGAACTCGACAAGATCCGCGAGAGCCTTCTCGGACTTCGTGATGGACTCGATGCGCGACTTCAGTTCAAGGGCCTCGGAGCCCTTCGACTCGATGTCCGCCGCTTCTTCTGCGGTCAGGTCGCGGCCGGCGGCTTTCGCGCCGTCGATGGTTGCCTGCATCGCCTTCTGGAGGGCGAGCAGCTGTTCTTTGAGGTTCACGTGAGTGACCTTCCTGTTTAGAGGGATTGAATGAGCTGGTTGAGCGCCAGGGCATGGTTAGACGGGGCTGCCTTCGGCTCCTCGACCTTGACCGTTTCCGGTTCCTCGGTCTTGGCGTCAGAAGTACCGGCATCCGGTTCCTGATCGGTGGTGAGAATTTCCCCCAGCGCCTTGTAGGCGGCCTGGGCTTCTTCCCGGTCGCTGGCCGACAAATCGTGGCCAGCTTTGATCCCGGCCCTGACGACATCGACTGCCGTCTTGACCGCGAGAATTTCGGTGTCTTGATTCGCCCCCACGGGGACGATGGACACTTCGTGAAGGCGAAGTTTGCGCAGCTCGTAGTAGGAGCCGCCGTCTTCGGGCTTCCGGTCCACCCACGCGCCTTCAAGGACGTCATAGGCGAAACTCATCTGGCGGACGCGCTTTTCCTTCAACAGCTTGTGCGTGTGCTTGCCGGCCTCGGTATCAAGGTCCAGCTGGCACTTCACCAACAGGCCGTGATCGTCTTCGCTGCCGGCGGCGGCGCCCAGATTCATGAAGGGGTCATCCATGCGGTGTCGCCAATACAGGGGCACTGGCGCCTCGGCGGCGGCATATTCGGCCAAGGATTCCGCGAAGGCTCCCTTGATGACCATGTCGCCGTAGCTGTCTACGTTGCCGAAGACGGAAGCGTAGGCGGTGAAGCTGCCTTCGGCGCCGTCATCGACGGCCTTCACGGCGATCTCAATGGTCTTGGTCTTCATGGTTCCCCTCCTTGAGGTGCCGTGATTCGGCCTCGTCGTTGAATTGCAGTGCCAGGTGTGTGGCGGAGGTATCGTCTAAGCCGGCGGCTTTCAAGTCCTCGGTGAGTTCGCGATCCCACCGCGCCCGGTCCCACCAGTCCAGGACGCCGGCTGACTTTTGTGAGGCGACGACTTGGTTTTGGCGTTCGGCGAACTTGGCGAACACCGGATGCGCTGCCTTGCCGTCTTGGGGGGATGCCTGCCCGCCGATCAGGACGTTCAGTGGCGTGATCAGCTCGTCGCCACCAGTGATCGAGGGAAGGTTCTGCTTGCCTCGGCCCTCGTTGCGGGTCATCCAGGGGGCGCCGATGGCCGTTGACATGACCGCTGCTTGTTCCTCAAAGGATCCGCGCAGCTTCGACTCGATATTGGCCTCGACGTAGACGTCCCGGGACGGTTCAAGCATCGGCACAAGCACCAAGTTGAGTAGTTGTTCCCAAGCTGCGATGTAGGGTCCCAGTGCGGGACCGTAGAGCATCTGCTTGAACGCCTTGATGTTCGCGAACGTGCCCTCACGGGCCCCGACGAGTTCCGGCGGGATGTAGTAGGAGGATGCGACCTCAATGTCGGTCAGGCGCCGCCCTTCAAGGTCGAGGGTGTCTCGCGGGCGGAACGCGTTGACTTCCTTGTACGTCATGCCGTCCTCAAGGACCGGGGTGCCGCCCTCCTTGCCGCCGCCGCGGGTGAACGTCTTCCAGGAGGTGGCGAACCGATCGCGGGCCACATCCGAAGACCAGGGCTTTTCTCGCTCCAAAACACCCGGGATGCGGGCCCCGTTGCTCCACACCGAACGGCGGTAGCTGATCGCTTCGCGGTATTCGTCAAGGAGCTCTTTGAGGGTCAGCAGTGACGAGGTGCCGTTCGCGCCGCGGGTGGAGTAGCCGGCGTCCAGAAGGT
Proteins encoded in this window:
- a CDS encoding HK97 family phage prohead protease: MKTKTIEIAVKAVDDGAEGSFTAYASVFGNVDSYGDMVIKGAFAESLAEYAAAEAPVPLYWRHRMDDPFMNLGAAAGSEDDHGLLVKCQLDLDTEAGKHTHKLLKEKRVRQMSFAYDVLEGAWVDRKPEDGGSYYELRKLRLHEVSIVPVGANQDTEILAVKTAVDVVRAGIKAGHDLSASDREEAQAAYKALGEILTTDQEPDAGTSDAKTEEPETVKVEEPKAAPSNHALALNQLIQSL
- a CDS encoding phage portal protein; translation: MAVFQTLGELGSWAASNNVEIVDAGVPLLEWDGQSSYGPAWKNQPSIRKVVGFIARNTASTPLHLYERKSDQDRVRVRDGKLAQLLDRPSRAPGVTAYRFWESLLIDGLLHDKYCAQIVQHADGYELVRIPAQQVRFKGDFLGRITTVLITRDDGTILEGDPADYLLDAGYSTRGANGTSSLLTLKELLDEYREAISYRRSVWSNGARIPGVLEREKPWSSDVARDRFATSWKTFTRGGGKEGGTPVLEDGMTYKEVNAFRPRDTLDLEGRRLTDIEVASSYYIPPELVGAREGTFANIKAFKQMLYGPALGPYIAAWEQLLNLVLVPMLEPSRDVYVEANIESKLRGSFEEQAAVMSTAIGAPWMTRNEGRGKQNLPSITGGDELITPLNVLIGGQASPQDGKAAHPVFAKFAERQNQVVASQKSAGVLDWWDRARWDRELTEDLKAAGLDDTSATHLALQFNDEAESRHLKEGNHEDQDH
- a CDS encoding phage major capsid protein; amino-acid sequence: MNLKEQLLALQKAMQATIDGAKAAGRDLTAEEAADIESKGSEALELKSRIESITKSEKALADLVEFGKSDEVAVKNEDGFGDTPLGERFMKSAPYQEFTKANPSGVGQGTPINIGTVRIGSMKDFFVNRKALTSPQARIQDIRVPMVDQVERPQLTLLDLISRGQTGGNFEYVQVTAVTRNAKVVPEATSGTDAAALKPISEISTELADAKVYTYADGYDVTNQLLSDAPAFATYMNGELKYSLDSVLEDKLLNGSGVSGEPKGILHTTGIQDHSFTGTAPMDMVKAVRRAITRVTRLNGGRVDAILINPEDEEEIDLMQDANERFYGQGPFSLAPGTLWGRPRITSERIEAGTFLLGDFKQVALLDREGLSIQAFNQHKDYAQRNMTYVRAELRAAQVIWKPSRLVFGHRGA